In Deinococcus sedimenti, a single genomic region encodes these proteins:
- the recG gene encoding ATP-dependent DNA helicase RecG: MATVAELREKLRRPLAAELASGCQNRVVAGGVEKLLASPLGNPFPKVREALAGYAALDAAGREVALRAALDLLTEPDNKKAATRAAPVAKRVAVPTAEPGERLPPDAPVERLDSGPGGARKLHTLGLHLLRDVLHAYPHRHEDRRALPDLSEVEEGQKVTVEGRVVAKSRRSPKPGMQILDVTLETPSGGRVKATWFNQPWVEKQLREGARLVLTGRVKRFGRTVQLGVEHLETVDGAQDSLSTGRIVGVYDAKDGISQEFLRRAAFRTLQAVPLDDYLPAHWRRQYGVTDLSDALWGIHFPADEAHLSRANHRLRFDEYLFLELRMLLQGEDAVLQGKRFNAKGDDIHTFEGALPFRFTNAQRRVLLEITDDMRSDRQMARLVQGDVGSGKTAVAACALYLAVRDGYQGALMAPTEILARQHYANLVGYLGQLDIRVGLLIGAMTPKTKLEMQTRIAEGDVDVVVGTQALIQENVRFDNLGLAVVDEEHRFGVQQRRKLLAGRPDVLVMSATPIPRSLALTAYGDLELSIIDELPPGRTPIETKLIQDTARQQAYGFVMRQIREGRQAFVVTALIEENENLELLAATQLADDLKTILPEARIDLLHGKMSAAEKDHVMDRFRAHDFDILVSTTVIEVGVDVPNATVMVIENAERFGLAQLHQLRGRVGRGSAQSYCVLIAGEHSKKTRQRLKIIEGSTDGFVIAEADLKLRGPGEIRGTRQSGIPDLRLADLANDTQIIEQARELAKHILAHDPKLEHPRLQYLRSELQNRSQSVAYREVI, from the coding sequence ATGGCGACGGTGGCGGAATTACGGGAGAAACTGCGGCGGCCCCTCGCGGCGGAGCTGGCGTCCGGCTGTCAGAACCGCGTGGTGGCGGGCGGCGTGGAGAAACTGCTGGCCTCGCCGCTGGGGAATCCCTTCCCGAAGGTGCGTGAGGCCCTGGCCGGGTACGCGGCCCTGGACGCGGCAGGGCGCGAGGTGGCCCTGCGCGCGGCACTGGACCTGCTGACCGAACCGGACAACAAGAAGGCCGCGACCCGCGCCGCCCCGGTCGCCAAGCGGGTCGCCGTGCCCACCGCCGAGCCCGGTGAGCGCCTCCCGCCGGACGCGCCGGTCGAGCGGCTCGACAGTGGTCCCGGCGGCGCGCGCAAGCTGCACACGCTGGGGCTGCACCTGCTGCGCGACGTGCTTCACGCCTACCCGCACCGGCACGAGGACCGCCGCGCCCTGCCGGACCTGTCCGAGGTCGAGGAGGGACAGAAGGTCACGGTGGAGGGCCGCGTGGTCGCGAAGTCCCGCCGCAGTCCCAAGCCCGGCATGCAGATCCTCGACGTGACGCTGGAAACGCCGTCCGGTGGCCGCGTGAAGGCGACGTGGTTCAACCAGCCGTGGGTGGAAAAGCAGCTGCGCGAGGGGGCGCGGCTGGTCCTGACGGGCCGCGTGAAACGCTTCGGACGGACCGTGCAACTGGGCGTGGAGCACCTGGAGACGGTGGACGGCGCGCAAGACAGCCTGAGTACCGGGCGGATCGTGGGCGTGTACGACGCGAAGGACGGCATCTCGCAGGAGTTCCTGCGCCGCGCCGCGTTCCGCACCCTGCAGGCCGTCCCGCTGGACGACTACCTGCCCGCGCACTGGCGGCGGCAGTACGGCGTGACGGACCTCAGCGACGCGCTGTGGGGCATCCACTTCCCCGCGGACGAGGCGCACCTGAGCCGCGCGAACCACCGCCTGCGCTTCGACGAGTACCTGTTCCTGGAACTCCGCATGCTCCTCCAGGGTGAGGACGCCGTGCTGCAGGGCAAACGCTTCAACGCGAAAGGCGACGACATCCACACCTTCGAGGGTGCCCTGCCGTTCCGCTTCACGAACGCGCAGCGGCGCGTGCTGCTGGAGATCACGGACGACATGCGCAGCGACCGCCAGATGGCCCGCCTCGTCCAGGGGGACGTCGGCAGCGGGAAGACCGCCGTGGCCGCCTGCGCCCTGTACCTCGCCGTGCGCGACGGGTACCAGGGCGCGTTGATGGCCCCCACCGAGATCCTCGCGCGGCAGCACTACGCGAACCTCGTCGGGTACCTGGGCCAACTCGACATCCGCGTGGGCCTCCTGATCGGCGCGATGACCCCCAAGACGAAGCTGGAGATGCAGACCCGCATCGCGGAAGGGGACGTGGACGTCGTCGTCGGCACGCAGGCGCTCATTCAGGAGAACGTCCGCTTCGACAACCTCGGGCTGGCCGTCGTGGACGAGGAACACCGCTTCGGCGTGCAGCAGCGCCGCAAACTCCTCGCGGGCCGCCCCGACGTGCTCGTCATGAGCGCCACGCCCATCCCCCGCTCGCTGGCGCTGACCGCATACGGCGATCTGGAACTCAGCATCATCGACGAACTCCCACCGGGCCGCACACCCATCGAAACCAAACTCATCCAGGACACCGCCCGGCAGCAGGCGTACGGGTTCGTCATGCGCCAGATCCGCGAGGGACGGCAGGCGTTCGTCGTCACGGCCCTCATCGAGGAGAACGAGAACCTCGAACTCCTCGCCGCCACGCAACTCGCCGACGACCTCAAGACCATCCTCCCCGAGGCGCGCATCGACCTGCTGCACGGCAAGATGAGCGCCGCCGAGAAAGACCACGTCATGGACCGCTTCCGCGCGCACGACTTCGACATCCTCGTGTCCACCACCGTCATCGAGGTCGGCGTGGACGTCCCCAACGCCACCGTCATGGTCATCGAGAACGCCGAACGCTTCGGCCTCGCCCAGCTGCACCAGCTGCGCGGCCGCGTCGGCCGGGGCAGCGCCCAGAGCTACTGCGTCCTGATCGCCGGGGAACACAGCAAGAAAACCCGCCAGCGACTCAAGATCATCGAAGGCAGCACCGACGGCTTCGTGATCGCCGAGGCCGACCTGAAACTCCGCGGCCCCGGCGAGATCCGCGGCACCCGCCAGAGCGGCATCCCCGACCTGCGCCTCGCGGACCTCGCCAACGACACGCAGATCATCGAACAGGCCCGCGAACTCGCCAAACACATCCTCGCGCACGACCCGAAACTGGAACACCCCCGCCTGCAGTACCTGCGCAGCGAACTCCAGAACCGCAGCCAGAGCGTCGCCTACAGAGAAGTGATCTGA
- a CDS encoding LON peptidase substrate-binding domain-containing protein has protein sequence MHVPLFPLPNLVLFPGVVLPLYVFEPRYRTLLADVQASGEPFGIVRILQTSKESDLPFQDRVSRVGTLAHLRHADPHEDGTSTIIIAGGDRFQVQEFHTDHAYLSADVALWSLEEESDLSPAEAEGAAHATARELLSALLRLNPENTEALRAAAPEDPLLIASFAASVLPLSPEAREDALRARTLLDRLDHLLGQVPTTAKTLN, from the coding sequence ATGCACGTTCCGCTGTTTCCCCTGCCGAATCTGGTGCTGTTTCCGGGCGTGGTCCTGCCGCTGTACGTGTTCGAACCCCGGTACCGCACGCTGCTGGCGGACGTGCAGGCCAGCGGGGAACCGTTCGGGATCGTGCGCATCCTCCAGACGTCGAAGGAGTCGGACCTGCCGTTCCAGGACCGGGTGTCGCGCGTGGGCACTCTGGCGCACCTGCGGCACGCCGACCCGCATGAGGACGGCACGAGCACGATCATCATCGCGGGTGGCGACCGCTTCCAGGTGCAGGAGTTCCACACGGACCACGCGTACCTGAGCGCGGATGTGGCCCTGTGGTCGCTGGAAGAGGAAAGCGATCTGAGCCCCGCCGAGGCCGAGGGAGCCGCCCACGCCACCGCGCGTGAACTCCTGTCCGCACTGCTACGCCTGAACCCAGAGAACACCGAGGCCCTGCGCGCCGCCGCCCCGGAGGACCCCCTCCTGATCGCCAGTTTCGCCGCAAGCGTCCTGCCCCTGAGCCCCGAGGCGCGCGAGGACGCCCTGCGCGCCCGGACGCTGCTGGACCGGCTGGACCACCTGCTCGGACAGGTGCCGACGACGGCGAAGACGCTGAACTGA
- the trmD gene encoding tRNA (guanosine(37)-N1)-methyltransferase TrmD: MTPEPTPDGPLTFSFLTLFPELLAPFASEAILGKARERGLVDVNLVNMRDYSQNKHLKVDDTPYGGGAGMVIRVDVAERALASLPPADEVILFSPAGQPFTQAVAEELAGKAHLVFLCGRYEGFDARVEGLVTRELSIGDFVMMGGEAAAACVLEAVARLRPGVLGDADSHRADSFSSGLLDYPEYTRPLEWQAQEVPEVLRGGNHAAIAEWRREQALKRTLSRRPDLLTSAPLTPQDSATLLTLGATPDDLKGWGAPPPPPPKKPKRKKKPDATPSGT; this comes from the coding sequence ATGACGCCTGAACCCACCCCGGACGGCCCGCTGACCTTCTCGTTCCTCACCCTGTTCCCCGAGCTGCTGGCGCCCTTCGCGTCCGAGGCGATCCTCGGGAAGGCGCGCGAACGGGGGCTGGTGGACGTGAACCTCGTGAACATGCGGGACTACTCGCAGAACAAACACCTGAAGGTGGACGACACACCGTACGGGGGCGGGGCGGGCATGGTGATCCGCGTGGACGTCGCCGAGCGCGCCCTGGCGAGCCTCCCCCCGGCCGACGAGGTGATCCTGTTCAGTCCGGCCGGGCAGCCGTTCACGCAGGCGGTCGCGGAGGAACTGGCCGGGAAGGCGCACCTCGTGTTCCTGTGTGGCCGGTACGAGGGCTTCGACGCCCGCGTGGAGGGGCTGGTCACGCGCGAGCTGAGCATCGGGGATTTCGTGATGATGGGCGGCGAGGCGGCCGCCGCGTGCGTACTGGAGGCCGTGGCCCGCCTGCGGCCCGGCGTGCTGGGCGACGCGGACTCGCACCGGGCCGATTCGTTCAGTTCGGGCCTGCTGGACTACCCCGAGTACACGCGGCCCCTGGAGTGGCAGGCGCAGGAGGTGCCGGAGGTGCTGCGCGGCGGGAACCACGCGGCCATCGCGGAGTGGCGGCGCGAGCAGGCTCTGAAACGCACGCTGTCTCGCCGCCCGGACCTGCTGACCTCGGCCCCGCTGACCCCGCAGGACAGCGCCACGCTGCTGACCCTAGGCGCCACCCCGGACGACCTGAAGGGCTGGGGCGCGCCCCCACCGCCGCCGCCGAAGAAGCCGAAGCGGAAGAAAAAACCGGACGCGACGCCCTCCGGGACGTGA
- the rimM gene encoding ribosome maturation factor RimM (Essential for efficient processing of 16S rRNA), which yields MTGGVTGGQDRTRLGYFLGPHGVKGGVKVYVLGDQEQFRALKRVYVEGRGWLRVARLEMLAPGVALQLAGVTSREAAEELRGLNVFAADDELPEPEEGVYYYHELRGLTLHGAGGEVLGEVVDVEDGGHQDLLVVRHEGGESFVPLQAPYVLVNLNDRKRPVSLALSADAPAGLLESAEPEGPEAGGDDA from the coding sequence GTGACGGGCGGGGTGACGGGCGGGCAGGACCGGACGCGGCTCGGGTATTTCCTCGGGCCGCATGGCGTGAAGGGTGGCGTGAAGGTGTACGTGCTGGGTGACCAGGAGCAGTTCCGCGCGCTGAAACGCGTGTACGTGGAGGGGCGCGGCTGGCTGCGCGTCGCGCGGCTGGAGATGCTCGCGCCGGGCGTGGCGTTACAGCTGGCGGGCGTGACGTCGCGCGAGGCGGCGGAGGAACTGCGCGGCCTGAACGTGTTCGCGGCGGACGACGAGCTGCCCGAGCCGGAGGAGGGCGTGTACTACTACCACGAGCTGCGCGGCCTGACTCTGCACGGCGCAGGCGGCGAGGTGCTGGGCGAGGTCGTGGACGTGGAGGACGGCGGGCATCAGGACCTGCTGGTCGTGCGTCACGAGGGTGGCGAGTCGTTCGTGCCGCTGCAGGCGCCGTACGTGCTGGTGAACCTGAACGACCGAAAGCGGCCGGTGTCGCTGGCGCTATCTGCGGACGCCCCGGCTGGTCTGCTGGAGTCCGCGGAGCCGGAGGGGCCGGAGGCAGGCGGCGATGACGCCTGA
- a CDS encoding KH domain-containing protein, whose product MKSDPVDLTLFLAQSVVDQPSLVRVSKRGPTVMVRVGPGEEGRLIGRQGRVIQAIRTLVRAASDPRERLNVDLDAPRKA is encoded by the coding sequence ATGAAGAGTGATCCCGTGGATCTGACCCTGTTCCTGGCGCAGAGCGTGGTGGACCAGCCGTCGCTGGTGCGCGTCTCGAAGCGCGGCCCGACCGTGATGGTGCGCGTCGGTCCCGGCGAGGAGGGCCGCCTGATCGGCCGTCAGGGCCGCGTGATCCAGGCGATCCGCACGCTGGTGCGCGCCGCGTCGGACCCGCGTGAACGACTGAACGTCGACCTGGACGCCCCCAGAAAAGCGTGA
- a CDS encoding B12-binding domain-containing radical SAM protein, translated as MSYWRTTIKPLLDDETGTIHKQAPIRVTLTFPNRYSVGMASLGFQVIYRMFNQEEGVACERAFLPDDVDAFERTGQALPTVESGRDAGDCNLFALSVSFELDLTNIIRTLDVAGLRPLREERDDSDAIVMIGGPFTSSNPYPLTPFADIIVIGDGEQIVPVISEALREATSREDFYDLIDGMPGIFLPARHVHEPKWATAPKELLPAYSQIVTPHSELSNMFLVEAQRGCPRPCTFCLARTMYGPNRNNQAQELLDTIPDWVEKVGLVGAALSDFPHTKFVGRTLTDRGIKLGVSSIRADTVDAELAEILKAGGLRTFTVASDAPSERLRRWLKKGITTEDLTKTAHISRDLGFKGVKVYMMIGLGPENDDDITELIEFTKDLAKINRIALGISPFVPKRHTPHFADPFAGVQTIEKRMKRIQKELRTTAELRNVSAKWAWVESVIARGGPEVGMAAYQIYRNESIGAWKKALEEVGWSDEFEANTPAIDLPPGQYESKDVSAHAQGLAI; from the coding sequence TTGAGCTACTGGCGCACGACCATCAAACCCCTGCTGGACGACGAGACCGGCACCATCCACAAACAGGCCCCCATCCGCGTGACCCTCACCTTCCCCAACCGCTACTCGGTCGGCATGGCCTCCCTCGGATTCCAGGTCATCTACCGCATGTTCAACCAGGAGGAAGGCGTCGCCTGCGAACGCGCGTTCCTGCCGGACGACGTGGATGCCTTCGAACGCACCGGTCAGGCCCTGCCCACCGTCGAGTCGGGCCGGGACGCCGGGGACTGCAACCTCTTCGCGCTGAGCGTGTCCTTCGAGCTGGACCTGACGAACATCATCCGCACGCTGGACGTCGCGGGCCTGCGCCCCCTGCGCGAGGAACGCGACGACAGCGACGCCATCGTCATGATCGGCGGGCCGTTCACGAGCAGCAACCCCTACCCCCTGACGCCATTCGCGGACATCATCGTCATCGGGGACGGCGAGCAGATCGTGCCCGTCATCAGCGAGGCCCTGCGCGAGGCGACGAGCCGCGAGGACTTCTACGACCTGATCGACGGGATGCCCGGCATCTTCCTGCCCGCGCGGCACGTCCACGAACCCAAGTGGGCCACCGCGCCCAAGGAACTGCTGCCCGCGTACAGCCAGATCGTCACGCCGCACAGCGAACTGAGCAACATGTTCCTCGTGGAAGCGCAGCGCGGCTGCCCCCGCCCCTGCACGTTCTGCCTCGCGCGGACCATGTACGGCCCGAACCGCAACAACCAGGCGCAGGAACTGCTGGACACCATCCCCGACTGGGTCGAGAAGGTCGGCCTGGTCGGCGCGGCCCTCAGCGACTTCCCGCACACCAAGTTCGTGGGCCGCACCCTGACCGACCGCGGCATCAAGCTGGGCGTCAGTTCCATCCGCGCCGACACCGTGGACGCCGAACTGGCCGAGATCCTCAAGGCGGGCGGCCTGCGCACCTTCACCGTCGCGAGCGACGCGCCCAGCGAACGCCTGCGCCGCTGGCTGAAGAAGGGCATCACCACCGAGGACCTCACCAAGACCGCGCACATCAGCCGCGACCTGGGTTTCAAGGGCGTCAAGGTGTACATGATGATCGGCCTCGGCCCCGAGAACGACGACGACATCACCGAACTGATCGAGTTCACGAAGGACCTCGCGAAGATCAACCGCATCGCGCTGGGCATCAGCCCCTTCGTGCCCAAACGCCACACGCCGCACTTCGCCGACCCCTTCGCGGGCGTGCAGACCATCGAGAAGCGCATGAAACGCATCCAGAAGGAACTGCGCACCACCGCCGAACTGCGCAACGTGTCCGCCAAGTGGGCCTGGGTGGAATCGGTCATCGCGCGCGGCGGCCCCGAGGTCGGCATGGCCGCCTACCAGATCTACCGCAACGAGAGCATCGGCGCGTGGAAGAAAGCCCTGGAGGAAGTCGGCTGGAGTGACGAATTCGAGGCCAACACCCCCGCCATCGACCTGCCGCCCGGCCAGTACGAGAGCAAGGACGTCAGCGCCCACGCCCAGGGCCTCGCCATCTGA
- a CDS encoding NUDIX domain-containing protein, translating to MTDIRLPLEGVKFSVRAVILCTRGDTLLTNCGHGEHGSGFHFLPGGAVRADEDAAQAAAREWHEETGLTAGALRLVGIVESFFGPAGRREHEIGFYYHLPAPPDLPDGTFTVHDNPNVQCQWVPFDRIEATPVYPLVIRDLLRVPPGEVRHILNREA from the coding sequence GTGACGGACATCCGCCTGCCGTTGGAGGGCGTGAAGTTCAGCGTGCGGGCCGTGATCCTCTGCACGCGCGGCGACACGCTCCTGACGAACTGCGGGCACGGCGAACACGGGAGCGGCTTTCACTTCCTGCCGGGCGGCGCGGTCAGGGCGGACGAGGATGCCGCGCAGGCCGCCGCGCGCGAATGGCACGAGGAGACCGGCCTCACCGCAGGCGCGCTGCGACTGGTCGGGATCGTCGAGAGCTTCTTCGGCCCGGCCGGGCGGCGCGAGCACGAGATCGGCTTCTACTACCACCTGCCCGCCCCACCCGACCTGCCGGACGGCACGTTCACCGTGCACGACAACCCGAACGTGCAGTGCCAGTGGGTGCCCTTCGACCGCATCGAGGCGACCCCGGTCTACCCGCTGGTCATCCGCGACCTGCTGCGCGTCCCGCCGGGCGAGGTGCGGCACATCCTCAACCGCGAAGCGTAG